CCGATACCGACAGGTGTTTGTTCAGCGCGCCCTGTCTGGACGGTGCAGCATGACGTTTCTATGTGATGCCAGCTTGACGTCCTCCAGCGAGACGGTCACGTCCGACCGCGAGAATGTTCCGGGCAGCATTGCGATCACGATCATGTATCGTCCCACAATGGCTGCACGTCCACTCTCTGATTCCAAGACCTGCGACACCTTTTGGCCCCGTGCGAGCACCACAGCACGAGCAGGTTTGGGAAGAAAGCGCCTCATCGACCTCATCGAACCATGCGCCTGCGGCAGCGCACTTGTACCGAAGCATGGTCCGGAACGTCGACCAGCCCGCGTCGAGCACAGACTTGCTGTGCAGTCCTTTCGCGAGGGCCGAAGCATTCACGTTGCCGACAAAGATTGCACCGTACTCGCGAGCGAGTCGCGTGCCAAGTTGATGCAGAAAATCCGATTCCGCGCCGAACGCTCTTCCAGGCTACCGCGGCGGCCATATCGAGGTTGCTTCGGGTGGCCTCACTGCCTGCCGGCCAGCCTGCTCCAGCGTTTCATAAAGCGCATTCGCGGCGGTGATCGCCCGGTCCAGCGCGGCTACGGCGGCCTCGGAGCCGGCCGGCGCGCTCTTCGCAAGGCCCTCCACCTGCGTTTTTGCTTGCCTGACCTGCGCTTCCCACTGCGCATGCGCGCACTGCACCAGGTCGGCCTGGGTGGCGGCAACGATGTCAAACGCCTGCCGGCTCCAGGCCTGTACCTTCACTGCGGCGAGCGCCGCCAGGCTGCTCTGCAGAGCCAGCCATTCCTCCGTCTCTTTCACGGACAGCGCCTTCTGTGCCAGATCAAGGGTCTCAGCAAGCGTCGCCCGGGTCGCCTGCATGTTCAGCTCGGCGAGCTTCCCAACGCCCTCGACCATACAACCGCTAAGGCCGAAGAACGTATCGAGGTTCGTCTTCTGGCTTGTAGCAAGCTGTTCGTCGCTGGGCTTGATGAAACTTCTGCAAAGGTGATCACGCGTGGGGGTCGCGCCAACGGGCGTTGCGCGCTGCGCGGGAGTAGCATCGCCGACGGGGGGCGGCGGGAAGAACAGGATAGTAATCATCCCTGGCCCTGAAGTTTTTCGCTCCACCGTCGCGGCGCAACAGCCTGCAGTACTGCGTCGCCGTCGCGGGTCAGCCTGAGACGCTGTTGCCCAGACGCGGGTCGTTCGAGTGCCACCAGCTGGTGTTCCAGCAGGGTGTCGAGTTCCCCGCGTCCGAGGTCGATCTGGTCAGGTGCGGCCCTGACCAGCATCAATGTGGCGAATTCGTGAGGACTTAGCATGTCTGTGTCTCCCGGGTCTACTGGAATGAGCGTTATGTAAGGCAAAATTACCGCTGTCATCAACGGTCGGTAGGTGTTCCAGTCTTTTTGTTTTTGACAGTCCACAGCTTTGGAACGGGAATGTTAAGTCCAAATCGGGGCAGAAAAATGAATATCGTGTATGAACAATATGTGTT
The DNA window shown above is from Paraburkholderia sp. PGU19 and carries:
- a CDS encoding RNA-guided endonuclease TnpB family protein: MHQLGTRLAREYGAIFVGNVNASALAKGLHSKSVLDAGWSTFRTMLRYKCAAAGAWFDEVDEALSSQTCSCCGARTGPKGVAGLGIREWTCSHCGTIHDRDRNAARNILAVGRDRLAGGRQAGIT